In Elephas maximus indicus isolate mEleMax1 chromosome 7, mEleMax1 primary haplotype, whole genome shotgun sequence, the following proteins share a genomic window:
- the LOC126080234 gene encoding olfactory receptor 8K3-like, protein MEKHNLTVMNEFILTGITDCSELQAPLFGLFLIIYMISVVGNLGIIILTKMDSKLQTPMYFFLRHLAITDLGYSTAVGPKMLVNFVVDENTISYYFCATQLAFFLLFINGEHFILSAMSYDRYAAICNPLLYTVIMSQRVCQALVASLYLYCTFASLLVTIKIFNLSFCGHNAISHFYCDTNPLLFLLCSNKHEIQLITLILASIHLITSLLIVLVSYLFVFVAILRMNSAVGRHKAFSTCGSHLTVVVVFYGTLIFMYMQPKSGHSFNTDKVASIFYTLVIPMLNPLIYSLRNKDVKYALHRTWKKICNIFSTV, encoded by the coding sequence ATGGAAAAACACAATCTAACAGTCatgaatgaattcattctgacaggaatcacagacTGCTCAGAGCTGCAGGCTCCATTGTTTgggctgttcctcatcatctacatgatctcagtggtgggcaacttgggcatcatcatcctcaccaagatggactccaagctacaaactcccatgtacttttttctcagacacctggctatcactgatcttggttattcaacagcCGTTGGACCCAAAATGCTAGTcaattttgttgtggatgaaaatacaatctcctattatttttgtgctacacagctagctttctttctcttgttcATAAATGGTGAACATtttattctgtcagcaatgtcctACGACCGCTATgcggccatctgtaaccctctgctctacacagtcatcatgtcacaaagGGTGTGTCAGGCCCTGGTGGCAAGCCTGTACCTTTATTGCACGTTTGCTTCTCTTCTAGTtaccataaagatttttaatttatccttctgtggccACAATGCCATcagtcatttctactgtgacactAATCCCTTGTTAtttttgctctgttcaaacaaacATGAAATTCAATTGATCACCCTCATCTTAGCATCAATTCATTTGATTACATCCCTTTtaatagttcttgtttcttacCTGTTCGTTTTTGTGGCCATTCTCAGGATGAACTCAGCTGTgggcaggcacaaggccttctcaacctgtggatcccacctgaccgtggtggtagtgttctatgggactttaatctttatgtacATGCAGCCCAAGTCTGGTCATTCCTTCAACACTGATAAAGTGGCTTCAATATTTTACACCCTGGTTAttcccatgttgaatcccttaatttatagcttgaggaacaaagatgtaaaatatgcCCTACATAggacatggaaaaaaatatgcaacATCTTTTCTACAGTTTGA